The genomic region AGTGGAAAAGTAAGGTAAAGGTCTAGATAATTCAGGCAAAAACTGGTTAATGACAATCGGGCGTGTGTTTTCCTACTTTGGGCCTCAATTACCTACTTTGGTTGTCAAAGTTGGAAAATTACTGAACTGGGATTAGAACTTTAGCATAAATATTGACTTTCTGAACAGAGAGAATGTACTTCCTCCtggttttcctattttctttgttGGGCTCAGTCTCCCTTTGAGTTCTTTCTTATTATCCTGAcacctcctttcccttttcttccccatcctctGTATTATTGATGCCAGATGAGCGTAAACACCTTTGTATAACTGCACCCTCAACATTAGACTCGGGAGGCACGTGGGGAACACACATCCTCATTCTGTGATAAGCATGTCAGTTAATCACTGATGGGTGCTTATCCCTGTTTGTTTTGAGAAGTaattctattttccaaaatacaGTTAAATTGCATTATTAAGCAGAATCACAGAGTCAACTTTACATGGGCTATAGAGTACTTTGGCGGGCCTTCTAGAATCCCCAGCCAGAGCTTTGCATATCAGGATCACCAGGCTGAGGGACTGGAAACAGATTCAAGGCTATTGTGAGGTCTGTCAATCCTTATCTGATGTGGCCACAGTGAGGTCTGATTCCAAAGCAAGGGCAGAGAATTCTCTATCTCACACCCTGAACTGGGAGCCAGAAAACTCTTAAGGCAAAGTCAAAAACCATGACAGCTAGGTCAAAGTCATGCTTAGTAGATTTCATACCCAAAATTGGAATACTAGTGCTCAATATTTCTTTCAGAAGATTGGggataagtaaaaataatgaaaactttgCTGGAGGCACTCAACGGTGGCCACTGTACAGACCAGACCTTCCCAGTTCCCACACCTTGCTTGGCTTCCTCTGCAACCATGTCTGACAAACCTGGTATGCCTGAGATTGAGAAATTCAGTAAGTCAAAATTAAAGAACACAGAAACGCAAGAGAAAAATTCACTGCCTTCAAGAGAGACGACGGAACAGGAGAAGCAAGCAGAGGAACCCTAAGGAGGCGCCACCAATATGCACTCTCCATTCCATCAGCATTGCCTTCTCACTTTACTTCCTTTAgttgtttaactttgtaagatgCGAAGAGTTGGATCAAGTTTAAATGACTGCTATCCCTTTGTACATCAAAGAATGGAGAACCAACCAGGAAGGCCGCGCCTGCCTCTCCCATCTGCCTGTCCGGCtggcagggaaagaaaagaacttgCGTGTTGGTAAAGGAAGAAGCTGGGTGGGATGACCATGAAATCGAGGGTAAAAACCAAGCCAGTCCCAGGTGCCCTGCAGGCTGTCAAATGCAGTGCAGTTAgagtgccttcttttttttttctcaaatgatttTAATTACTGGAATGCACAAgtttttaatatgcaaataaaaagttttaaaacctgCGGGGGGTGGGCGGAATTTTGTTGGACAAAGTTGTATCTAAATCAGTGACCCCGAGATCAATGACAGAGAGTGGACTTCAGAATAATCCAAAGCTACTCTTGTCTTTCTTTTAGTTATGCTTTTAAACGGGTCCATCCCTCTCACACAAACACTGTCACTGACAGGGTATAAAAGTTCAGCATCAGGCACAGCAACCTGTCTGGGAGTCTTCCAGCTTTTccatcctatttttttcttttcttttttttttttaagattttatttatttgctagagagagacacagcaagagaggggacacaagcagggggagtgggagagggagaagcaggcttcccgtggagcagggagcccgatgcagggctgatcccaggactctgggatcatgacctgagcccaaggcagacgcccaacgactgagccacccaggtgcccctccatcctATTTTTCTACTAGCATCAGACACTACCTACTTTAGACCTTCTTGGCTCTCCTATCTCTTAGCTTCTACCCCTGCTCCTAGCTGCTGCTGTCTTCAGTTCTCTGTCCTGACAATCCATTTAGACAACCATCTCTGGTTTGAACCCTCAGTGCTACCTTTcagtcaatattttattattttctggtaGCACCCTAAGCACATACAGCTAAGGGTAAGAAATGTTTCTGCTCTTGAATAAACCTTAAGAAGATTTATACCTACCCCACTGGGTAGTTGATTCAGGTAGCATTCCCTATATATCTGCTTTAATTCCAGACTGAAAATATTACTTTACAGTTTGTTtagatcttcaaaaataaaaagaaccatgTAGTGAACATAAGGCTTTTATAGGACTTGCAGATGGCTTGGGACACATGGTAAAACACCAATGTATTCCTATAAATGTTTTCCTTATTCCTAAGGTGAAGTGGAAACACACTTCATTGTGTTACAGGTGAAACAAGGCCAATGGAAGTCTGCTAATATTAGGGTAGAAACTTGGGGCCTTATAGGATATAAAAATAGAGTTATGGTTAAGTCTATAAAATTTGTCAAATTCAAGCCACAAAATTTGAGACTGAAGAATTTAGAACAAATTTATGACTATGGAACCACATGGATTTATTATGACTAGAGCCAAATAATTATTTGAGAATTAGAATAATACTCCTTAAACATGTAAAACATCACCAATGCTATCTAAATGAGGCCTAAAAATAACTATTAGAACTATTTAGAACTTAGATAACTTTAATTTCTGTTCCACACTACAACTTGTATTTTTCTCGAAACATTTTGCTCTTATTATAGAACAAAGAATATGTCCCAATATTATAAATGCATAATTTGAGTTACAAAAAGCATAACATAGCCTTGGCAGGATAGTAATTTACATGATGGCCAGAatgcttttttcttattttcccctttttacaaaatagaatatgcgatatattcattaattcaaatatGGAAGAGACTAACAGAATTAGGGAACGTATTTAAGTGACATTGTATCATTCTTAAGTATTTGTTTTAAGTTATCTAAATAAGTAACTTTAAGgtgaaattatcctttttttaatactaaagatttttctatatattaCGAACAGCGTAAGGGGAGAAAGTAATTTTTCCTCTCAGTTCGGAAACTATTCCAAGATCTTGTTTTACTGTAAATTTACGTGGTATGCCCTTCTTTCACAAAGTTACCCTTTGGTTCAATTACGTCAATGTCAACTGAATGAAGTAGCATTATTTCCAGAGTCAACCAGGTTTTGCTGTACCTAAAACCTTATGATgcttcagaaattttattttccaaaggaatGCTAGAAGTCTCACATTTTATACTAATATATACAAGCCTATGTGTCAAGATTCAATCAGGGAAGCCAAGCTCCTATTATCATAGCAGAAGAGATTTATTCTAAGAATAAGGCTGGACACAAATGTGGAGAAGCTGGGCAAATAGGAGGGTCACTGTGCATCTGCTCTGAAGCATTGGTGTAAAGAGGCTTTACCTACATTCCTTTTGCTAAGGAATCTAGGAAGCCAGGCAGGTCCAGATTCTGGGGTGGGGCCATGAGGGAGGCTTGTGAAGAGGTCTACTTCCACATTCAGAGGAAGGCTGTTGCCTCTGCATCTGCTGGAGTACGTGAGAGTCACCACATgtccagagggagagggaggaaaaactggAATTGCCCACAGCTCTGTCAGGCTCTCAGACTGCCTTCCAGCATGCGAACTTACAGAATGAGGGGAATGCTACTTTCCTTCCACCTTCCAAATTTAATGTGACTTTCTCTTTTGTACCACAAACAAGGAAACATACGATGAAGAGTCTGCTGAGCCTTGTGGATACAATACAAACCACCACAGTCCATTCGGTTTACTGAACACTGTGTGAAGGGGGTGCAAAATCTGGGGTGGGGGTTGCAAAATGCATAGCATACATAGCTCGTGTTTATGAGCAGGACATCATCTCAAAGGAGAGATCAAATGGCCCATTCAACAGTGTAAGCTATCATTCCATAAAGCGTAAGAATAAATGCTACAGCCAAAAAATGAAAACGCtgaaaaaacattgttttaaaaaagaatgtttttcatACCAGTTTCATTTCCTACTCCCTACTTCCATTCTcttaatagctttaaaaattctacgtaggaaaaaaaagaaaagggctaCACTATGCAGAGAGAGATCTGAATAGCTTGTCTGATTTCATTCATTAGAACTAAAGAATTCATAAACTTTTATGATTTCAGAATAACCTTCACTATATCACATTTGCAGAACATATGCTCTGTGAGTAAATGTGAACCcattttgttgaaagaataatgtCTTTTCTGAGTTTCAAACCTTTTCATTTGTATCCAAGAGAAACAGACTAAGAATCATAGAGTAAACTGCATTGAAATCTGTTCTATTTACCAGATGGGTAATTTCCAAGGCTCTCCCTTCTTACAAGTACCTCGAGGGAGAGGCACATCCtttgagagagaagcaggagagaaaagaTTGGTTTGAATGATAATGAGGCTTGCAAGGAGAGACCTTTACCTTTTTCAATGGGACAGACAGCTTTTTTGATGTCAGTTTAGAACTCCCATTAGCTGTGATAGGAATTATAGGTTTATCAAGAGAAGAATATACCCCTATGGATTAGGTAGCAAAGGTCTCCCTCTTTGAGcttcatttttattacaaaagccTCATTCATACAAGGCTAATGGGAGGTAGACACATGCTTCAGAGAATAGATCTCATGGGATGAAGTACCACTCAGCTAGTTTCTAATTTATGCACATACGGAAAGAGAAAGATCGTTGCTGTGTTTTCATGTAAATTGGTCCCCCTTCTACTAttcatcaccaccaccctctTCCCATTCTCTCCCACCCTGGGAAAGCACACCGACAGTCCAGTCATGGCCCTAGGAAAGCCCCGTAGACCTGCCAGATACAACATGTCTGTATCCTGGAAAAGGATGTTCCTTTTCCTAAGAAAACCAGCCCCAGAGATGTATTTGTAGATCAGATCCTTGGAGCATAATGACCTCCTGATGTTTCAATATTTGCACAACTATAAGTCTTAGTATTATACTTTATTTGGATTGGGGAATTGGTTGACATTATTTATCAAAATGCGGAAAGCAGTTTGGGAGCATTTCCAAATGACACTCAGGAGAATCAAAATGATTTCTTCTCTTATGGGCCCTGAAGGGAGAGTTCAAAGTTACTAGCTCTTATATAACCACAGTTCCAGGCACCTTGTGGGAAGTGAAGGTGGTGAAATATTTTGGTATACTGAGAACTTGAGGATGGGAAGTTTATACCTTCTAGAAGATTTTACCAagcaaaattctttctttccccacccccttcaatCTCAAAGTAAATGTCTCTGGTTTAAGTGATGTACAATAATAGCAAAGAGGGATCAGCTGGAGAGCACATATCAGAGAGATAGTCAGGACTCACAGAATTAATTGGGAGCATAGAGGCCTGAAACACCtgtacataaaaagaaaaacaaatatatgattaTTGGTGCAAAGATGCTAACCTGTCTGACAGAGGGTTTTACTAACTGGTCTATTAACTGTTGCGTCTGGCTGTGCATTGTGTTctgttctcacttttttttttttaaacctcctttacatttttaagtctGTTCTTTATAAGGCCATCAAAACAAAGGCACCTGATTTTAACAAATGATAGCCACAGCTCAGATTTGGGGAAAATCTCCTGGGTTTCTCTCTGGGCATGCATTCTCTGTCAAGAAAAAGCTATTTCCAAAGGTCAGAAAGGAGATGCATATTTATGTTACATGCATTCATGTGTGTCTACAACCATATAaacactataaatatattttatgggaAGACAGGGATTATCTTCTatttaacattttccattttagtaGCTTTCACTTTTACTAGTTGAATACTCATTGTGCTTCCTTTATCGGGGCTACATTCGACTTCAACAGGTCATCAGAGCTGTGTCTTTTCTActtattcttttcaaattaatatcACTCATGTTGAGCCTTAGGTGAGCTTCTTACAATTCTAATCTCCATAGAGATGGGGACTAATTGTAGGtcataattataaataatctATCTTAAAGTCCTTGATTTGCTGAGAGAGGACTCCAACTACCTCCATAGtgacctcagtctgtactttctgattaagttcttctttccagcttctctCTCAACTCAGGCAAAAAACCCGGCAGGCAAAGCATCCGCGATGGGAACCAAAACTCACCCCTCAAGCAACAGGCACTGCCCTGAGCGAGCAAGAGCCCACGTGACAGACCCCATGACGGTGATCCACCTGACCTTCACTGCACCCCTGGAGGTACCCAtcgacctttgtcccacattttccttatataaacctggaagtatttttagCACTTTGGAGACATTCTTTGAGATGTTAGACCGCTGATTTCCTGGTGTTGGCctccctgaaataaattcctCTTTTGTTTCACCCCCAACTCATCTCTTTGcatttggattttgtcagcagcGAGTGGCCAAgcctggtctgtttgggaccccgGGGCAAGGTGCTCTTGTACTCCTATGCTCTGGCTACAGTATCATCTCCTCTTTAATctactaatttttttgtttttatttttgtctagaAGACTGATTTCCAACCATctttctaattcttctttaaattctccACCAggctttgggacacctgggtggctccgtcggttaagcatcagccttcagctcaggccatgatcccaaggtcctgggattgagccctgcgttgggctccctgctcagcagggcatctgcttctccttctccccctgccaccTGTTTACTATGTCCTCAAATGGACTTTCCTCTGTGTTTCTGAAGAGACAGAGTCctcttgtccttcttcctcttcttataaggacgcaAGTTCCATTAGCCTAGGACCCTGCCCTTGTGATTTCACTTAACCTTAATTGCCTCCTTCAagtctgtctccaaatacagtcacatttggggttagggctttaacatatgaattttgagggaacacgCTTCAGTTCATAACATTATCTGTGTAGTTTCAATACTATTCTGTTTGTGCCACTTTCTAAGTCATGGACAAATATGCCACAAATAAAGACTCTTGCTTGAATTACCATGGCCAAAGCATGTCCTTGAACTGTGGAAAGAGAGGTGACTAACTTTTGCACAATTACAGAAACACTAAAAGATCAATTAACATGGAACTTTATCTGAGATTTTTATGTTTACTCTATGATTAACCACTAGAATAGTTTAAATTATTGTTGAGCAAATATACATCCCAACCTCTTCCTACTGTGGGTAGAATGTGCTTCCCTGACCATTGAGTTTGCTTTGGCAATGAAATATTAGCAGCCATGATTTAAGTATAGGTTTGAAACATGTTTGTGGAGAAGAGCTTAGCTTCTCCTATTTCAGCCACTGCCATGAGAAGAACATGTTGGCCCAAAGAAGGTAAGAGACATGTGGAGAAGACCTGGGCTCAACCTGTATCTTGGAGCCAAGGCCAGCTACTTGATCCAGTTTGGGTCAACCAAACCCCCCTGACCCCTATGTCCATAAGAATtacagaaatgataattatgtgccATTGAATTTGGAGGGGTCTTTGTTGGGGGAGGTGAGAATGAACTAATCTAGATAGCAGTATCCTCAAGTGGGGTCCTTCtgtaaaaaataatcctaaaacagGTGACATAGGATTCAGGTAGAGGTGGTGGGGAATGAAGAAATTACTATAAAAGACCAGATGAAAAGTGACAAAACCTTCTGAGAAAATGGTCATCTATATTACATAGCAGCATAACTTTGGTTAGAGTCACCAGCAATAAcctagaaaatagaaattatacagAATACATACTTCTCATTAAGTGAGATTTTCAGACAAACATCTTGAGTTTGGGGGCAGTTAACAGAAATAGCCAACTAAATACATTATCTAATAAATAAGATAGAGCCCCTCATTTTGGTTGGCAAAATTATTTCTCTCCAGTAGTGTTATAAGTtggtatttcttctctttctgtataTTGGTATGTCACATCaaatacaaagagaaaggaaaagtgtgACCTTTCCTCCAACTACATGTTTATATTTCtcctgaaaatttaaaacatttgcaaaccaaaCTCAAAATGAAGTGAAGAGGTCTAACTTGAGAGccatataaaacattatgatcaGAAAAACATACAACAAAATTTACACAAAGTACTTTTGTGGTACTCTATAAAGTAGAAATATGTTTCTAGACTATGTTTCATCTTTCTCTGGAAAGATCCAGGAAACCATGGATTTATTCATCATGGTGTCAGTGTTGGTGCTATTGACGGATAATGAAAAGTTGCCGTAAATCTTGAAGCAAAACATTCAAGCTATGAAGAGTAACCAAACTATTAACAGGGAACTTGAAACTAAAGTAGGAGAGAAGAGTAATTTTCTTAGGGTACTTTTCATGGCCATATGACTCAAACCCAAGACAAAAAAGGGCCTACAAATGTGATTGCAGAATCACCACTTGATATCTAAAATGCAGAAGATGTCATAATGGCTTTTGAGAGAGGATTTGACTGAAAATAAGAATGTTAACCATAATCCTGGGAAAATGATTTAAAACGTGGGGAAATAATGCAGAAACTATATATCAGAAAGATTAATAGTGGACTCTTGCAAAACTGTAGAACTATTTAACAGATGGTATGTGAgaacttaaaagagaaaacaatcatTACTAGGGTTGGAACCTGTGATGATAGAAATcgttttatgcttttaaaaataccatcttTCACGAAATGGTAGAAATCATTGATTATGAGGAACATCATGATTTTATAtgacattaagaaagaaaaacattaccaCTTGAACAATGACATGccacctatttttttattttttaaagattttatttatttttttgacagagagagacatagcgagagcaggaacacaagcagggggagtgggagagggagaagcaggcttcccgcagagcagggagcccgatgtgggactcgatcccaggaccctgggatcatgacctgagccgaaggcagacccttaacgactgagccacccaggcgcccgacatgccacctattttaagatttatgtcTATTCCAGATAtgtttaaatgtgaaataaatatacACCCCAGAGTGGGAGAAATATGATGCTATTGTCTCTTTCCCAGGTGACCATTTCTTGGGGGTTGCCAGAGGAACAAAGGAAGGCTAGATTAGGGACAAGgaaatttctccttcttcttttgcCTCCTATTTCCTGTTTCGTTTCCAATTCTTTTCATCATCATTCCAGCAATACAAGTTCTTTATCCTGGATCAGCATTGTGCCCCAGTAACAGCCACTGTTTGCAGTATGCATGTGGACAGCATTCCCATAACCAGCAGCACTGCCCTCTCTCAGAGCCATCAGCACCGGCCACATGACACTGGCTTCTCAGAGGTCTTAGTGTCAGCTCCATGGGGGCTCCCCTCTAAGCTCTCTGTTTACGGTAATTCCAATTGCATCCCTTTTTCTCTCCTAGCCAGATCCTACAGCTCCTACTCAGTGATACCTAAGTGGTCAATATTTGCTTATTGCATCCTCCAGCACCTAGttaacaataatatatattaaattatccCTTAAAATAATTCATGTGGTTTCTGTCTACTGATTAGACCCCGATCGATACAACATGCGTACATGCACATGAAaatgacagaaggaaagaaagaaatgaacagggACAGAAATAAATGGGTACACTGTTAACCTGGACAGAGAATTCTGGTAGGTTATGGGAAGGCAGACTTCTATGCTGATTTAGTTTATATGTCACCACACTGAACAAAATTATAACACTGGAGCAGCAATAAaagagggggggcgcctgggtggctcagtcgttaagtgtctgccttcggctcaggtcatggtcccagggtcctgggatcgagtcccgcattgggctccctgctcagcgggaagcctgcttctccctctcccactccctctgcttgtgttccctctctcactgtgtctctctctgtcaaataaataaataaaatctttaaaaataaataaataaataaataaataaataaataaataaataaaagagggggAATCTTTTCTTAAAGCAGCCTCTGCTGGCCAAAAACTGGGTGAGTTTTTGAGTAGTGTAAATACCCACAGACAATAAATTGAGTATAATTATGTCTACATTTTGTTAAATGTCTACTACAAGGTGGccagttggggaaaaaaaatcattacagcAAATACCGTGGGTGTATATACCTGCTTTATTATTCTCATATAAATCTGTGACTATTAAGTCTAGAATGAGAATGACTATTATTCCAGGATGGACCCCACTTGGATGAATCTCCTATATagctttcaataaaaaattactagttATCCTAGAAGACAgatgtaatatgaaaaaaataaacagggaaCAGACCCATAGGTGATgggaaatatactttaaaatacaaCTATGATTAAAACATTCAAGAACGTATAAGAAAAGATGGACATTTTCAAAAGGGATGTGAAATGTATAAAAAGGAATCATGTGGAAATCCTAGACCTGAAAAACAGGGTTGAAATGAAGAATCTTATCTAGTGATTGGATTTAATAGCATATTAGATACAGAAGGAAGGGTTAGTGAACTGGAAGATAGATCAGTGAAAAGAATTCAAATTCCTtccaaagaaggaaggaaggaaatgtaaaaaaaaaaaaaaaaagaagcataagtcacatataagataaatataatgatttaacatGTGCATTAACAGAATCCTAGAAAGAGAGAAGTAAGGAATGGAACATAAGAAATTGTGGAAAGAATACTGAGGACAACATTTTCTCAAAACCATGAAAGCTATCATGTTACATAATCAAGGAGGGCTACAAAATCAAAACAAGTGAAAGAGAAAAGTGTAGACACATCAGGTCAAAATTGTACCCGCTActcaggagggaaggaaggaagggaggcagggagggaaagaaaagagaagaaaagaaaagaaaaaggaaattttaaaaagagccagaagattttgacaaaggagcaaagacaatacaatggagaaaagaagccttttcaacaaatggtgatgaaTGACTTGGGACAgccatacacaaaagaaaaaaaaaaaaaaaacacagacctTACATCCGTCACAAGAATTAATTTGACATGGCTCATAGGCCtaaacataaaatgcaaaactataaaactcctaaaaaaggaggaaaacaggagaaaaatctagatgaccttggataTGAGATGAATTTTTAGATgtaacaccaaaaacacaatccatgaaagaagtAATCTGGACTTAAACACTtgtgctctgcaaaagacaccgttaaaagagaaaataaggcacagactgagagaaaatatctgcagaAGACACACccgataaaggactattatccccaaaatataaagaacccgaagaaaaaaatgtgctgaAGACCTGAACacatacctcaccaaagaagatctacagatagcaaataaacatacgaaaagat from Halichoerus grypus chromosome 6, mHalGry1.hap1.1, whole genome shotgun sequence harbors:
- the LOC118538816 gene encoding thymosin beta-4-like, translated to MSDKPGMPEIEKFSKSKLKNTETQEKNSLPSRETTEQEKQAEEP